A stretch of Crossiella cryophila DNA encodes these proteins:
- a CDS encoding cold-shock protein: MPQGTVRWFDAERGFGFLAPEDGSPDVFVHASEIVGDGGAKVLREGQSVVFEVGENDRGPQALRVRVTADAPTGSAVGLLGTVNWYEPGKGYGFASPDGGGADIFVHSSAIVTGGVVTEGQRVAFLIVEGERGPQAGHVIPLGAGAGSPAAAGIADGADGTVAWYDEDKGFGFINPDSGAGDVFVHTRALAEGLTWLAEGDRVAYEVASGDKGPQARDVHLVRGAEPQTAPQRSAPAAAAGPAARDVPVRGGEGVVARYDGDRGFGFITPDAGGDDLFAHASVIMGSEPLQKGDRVRYAVRQSDRGPQADRVERL, translated from the coding sequence ATGCCGCAGGGGACCGTCCGTTGGTTCGACGCCGAACGAGGTTTCGGCTTCCTCGCGCCCGAGGACGGCTCGCCGGACGTGTTCGTGCACGCCTCCGAGATCGTCGGGGACGGCGGCGCGAAAGTGCTCCGCGAGGGTCAGTCCGTCGTGTTCGAGGTCGGCGAGAACGACCGCGGGCCCCAGGCGCTGCGCGTTCGCGTCACCGCCGATGCGCCCACCGGCAGCGCCGTCGGCCTGCTCGGCACCGTCAACTGGTACGAGCCGGGCAAGGGGTACGGCTTCGCGTCGCCGGACGGCGGCGGCGCCGACATCTTCGTGCACAGCTCCGCCATCGTGACCGGCGGCGTGGTCACCGAGGGGCAGCGGGTGGCCTTCCTGATCGTCGAAGGCGAGCGCGGCCCGCAGGCCGGGCACGTGATCCCGCTGGGAGCAGGGGCAGGCTCACCCGCTGCGGCTGGCATCGCGGACGGTGCCGACGGCACGGTGGCCTGGTACGACGAGGACAAGGGCTTCGGCTTCATCAACCCCGACTCCGGCGCCGGGGACGTCTTCGTTCACACCCGGGCCCTGGCCGAGGGGCTGACGTGGCTCGCGGAGGGCGACCGCGTCGCCTACGAGGTGGCTAGTGGAGACAAGGGCCCGCAGGCCCGCGACGTGCACCTGGTCCGAGGCGCCGAGCCCCAGACGGCGCCGCAGCGGTCGGCACCTGCCGCGGCCGCAGGGCCGGCGGCGCGGGACGTGCCCGTACGAGGCGGCGAGGGCGTCGTCGCGCGCTACGACGGCGACCGCGGCTTCGGCTTCATCACCCCGGACGCAGGCGGCGACGATCTCTTCGCCCACGCGTCCGTGATCATGGGGTCGGAGCCGCTGCAGAAGGGTGACCGGGTCCGGTACGCGGTGCGTCAGAGCGACCGGGGCCCGCAGGCCGACCGCGTCGAACGCCTCTGA
- a CDS encoding glycosyltransferase family 4 protein, with amino-acid sequence MKPLRVLLDGNPLLGDRTGVGRYTAALAEELASMSTVDVRAVAFTLRGWRALRSAVPHGVRARGLPVPARLLRAAWLRSPLPPIEVFAGFTDVVHATNFVLPPSLRAGSVLTIHDLAFLDAPAEIPASESDLPELVRRSAKRADVVCTPTHAVAETVSERLGVPKDRIKVTPLGVDPAWFVARAPSENLRRRLGLPEQYLLFVGAEGPRKGLASLVAAHAADPELPPLVLAGPGTDTVGGEADRVIRTGYLSELDLRRVVAGAALLVLPSRDEGFGLPVLEAMACGVPVVCSDVPALREVAGGLATLVPFGDVDALTAALSSTLDDGVSADTLAKRRAHASEFTWRRCAEETVAAYRQAAGRR; translated from the coding sequence GTGAAGCCGCTCCGGGTGCTGCTGGACGGCAACCCGCTGCTCGGGGACCGGACCGGGGTCGGCCGGTACACCGCCGCACTGGCCGAGGAACTCGCCTCGATGTCCACTGTGGACGTACGCGCGGTGGCCTTCACCCTGCGCGGCTGGCGGGCGTTGCGCTCGGCCGTGCCGCACGGGGTGCGCGCCCGCGGCCTGCCGGTGCCCGCCCGGTTGCTGCGCGCGGCCTGGCTGCGTTCGCCGCTGCCGCCGATCGAGGTCTTCGCCGGGTTCACCGACGTGGTGCACGCGACCAACTTCGTGCTGCCGCCCTCGCTGCGCGCGGGCAGTGTGCTCACCATCCACGACCTGGCCTTCCTGGACGCGCCGGCGGAGATCCCGGCCAGTGAGTCCGACCTGCCCGAACTGGTCCGGCGCTCGGCCAAGCGCGCCGACGTGGTGTGCACGCCGACGCACGCGGTGGCCGAGACGGTGAGCGAACGCCTCGGCGTGCCCAAGGACCGGATCAAGGTCACCCCGCTGGGCGTGGACCCGGCCTGGTTCGTGGCCAGGGCGCCGAGTGAGAACCTGCGCCGACGGCTCGGGCTGCCCGAGCAGTACCTGCTCTTCGTCGGCGCTGAAGGCCCGCGCAAGGGCCTGGCCAGCCTGGTCGCCGCGCACGCCGCCGATCCGGAGCTGCCACCGCTGGTACTGGCCGGACCGGGCACCGACACCGTGGGTGGTGAGGCTGACCGGGTCATCCGCACCGGGTACCTCTCCGAGCTGGACCTGCGCCGGGTGGTCGCGGGGGCCGCGCTGCTGGTGCTGCCGTCCAGGGACGAGGGCTTCGGCCTGCCGGTGCTGGAGGCCATGGCCTGCGGCGTGCCGGTGGTGTGCTCGGACGTGCCCGCGCTGCGCGAGGTGGCCGGTGGCCTGGCCACCCTGGTCCCCTTCGGCGACGTGGACGCGCTCACCGCGGCCCTGTCGTCCACATTGGACGATGGCGTGTCAGCGGACACCCTGGCCAAACGACGGGCGCACGCCTCGGAGTTCACCTGGCGGCGCTGTGCCGAGGAGACCGTGGCGGCCTACCGGCAGGCGGCGGGCAGGCGCTGA
- a CDS encoding glycosyltransferase encodes MAELPLVSVVVVNYRGAEDTITCLRALREQLDYPTERLQLICVDNASGDGSAERIEAEADGVMLVRAPANLGFAGGCNLGVEHSHGEVLAFLNNDARPDPQWVRAAVSVLRAEPTVGAVASKVLDWDGKAIDFVDGGLTWFGMGYKRHAGEPDDGSHDAPRDVLFGTGSALLVRANLFRALHGFDERFFMFYEDVDLGWRLNLRGWRVRYEPASLTYHRHHASMSGVHSAREYYLLERNALAMLYKNLSDASLAKVLPAALALAVRRSTARGELDPTQLEITRRPADRAEDDAPVQISRETLAGFLAIDQFVELLPSLGPSRAEEQAARVCTDHDLLPLMRKAMEPAYPLPRYLAAHEVLVKAFGLDEVFGRPRRILVITGDVVAERMAGPAIRAWNMALTLAGEHEVRLVSINKSFAPPPAPFAVVQAPQRDLPQHVDWADVVVLQGHVLELVPSLKRKDSTKIVVCDVYDPMHLELLEQSKDNDDERRAKDVIGVTKVLNAQLQRGDFFLCASERQRHFWLGNLMALGRLTPALYDADPTVQSLLAVAPFGLPGKPPERNGRGIRGVAPNIGESDKVVLWAGGVYSWFDPLTLIQSVDLLRHKRDDLRLFFLGMRHPNPDVPEMGITAETRRLAHQLGLVNRHVFFNESWVPYHQRQNFLLDADCGVTTHFEHVETTFAFRTRVLDYLWAGLPIVTTDGDSFADLVRAEGLGLVVPAEDPAELAEALDLVLYDTEFAAACRDRIAAIRDEFTWENALAPLVEFCRNPRPAADRLSASSPLTRTPPLNSGQRLRRDLGLFREYLNAGGAGEVARRAGGRLARLAKDRLRGGDERSQ; translated from the coding sequence GTGGCGGAGTTGCCCCTGGTGTCGGTGGTGGTGGTCAACTACCGCGGCGCCGAGGACACCATCACCTGCCTGCGGGCGTTGCGCGAGCAGCTCGACTACCCGACCGAACGACTCCAGCTGATCTGCGTCGACAACGCCTCCGGCGACGGCTCGGCCGAGCGGATCGAGGCCGAGGCGGACGGCGTGATGCTGGTGCGCGCCCCGGCCAACCTGGGCTTCGCCGGTGGCTGCAACCTCGGCGTCGAGCACTCCCACGGCGAGGTGCTGGCCTTCCTCAACAACGACGCCCGGCCGGATCCGCAGTGGGTGCGGGCCGCGGTCTCGGTGCTGCGCGCGGAGCCGACCGTGGGCGCGGTGGCCAGCAAGGTCCTGGACTGGGATGGCAAGGCCATCGACTTCGTCGACGGCGGGCTCACCTGGTTCGGCATGGGCTACAAGCGGCACGCCGGGGAGCCCGACGACGGCTCGCACGACGCGCCGCGCGATGTGCTCTTCGGCACCGGGTCGGCGCTGCTGGTGCGGGCCAACCTGTTCCGCGCGCTGCACGGCTTCGACGAGCGCTTCTTCATGTTCTACGAGGACGTGGACCTCGGCTGGCGGCTCAACCTGCGTGGCTGGCGGGTGCGCTACGAGCCCGCCTCGCTGACCTACCACCGGCACCACGCCTCCATGTCCGGCGTGCACTCCGCCCGCGAGTACTACCTGCTGGAGCGCAACGCCCTGGCGATGCTCTACAAGAACCTCTCCGACGCCTCGCTGGCCAAGGTGCTGCCCGCCGCGCTGGCGCTGGCCGTGCGCCGCTCCACCGCCCGCGGCGAACTGGACCCGACCCAGCTGGAGATCACCCGCCGACCGGCCGACCGGGCCGAGGACGACGCGCCGGTGCAGATCTCCCGGGAGACCCTGGCCGGGTTCCTGGCGATCGACCAGTTCGTGGAACTGCTGCCCTCGCTCGGCCCCTCGCGGGCCGAGGAGCAGGCGGCCAGGGTGTGCACCGATCACGACCTGCTTCCGTTGATGCGCAAGGCGATGGAGCCCGCCTACCCGCTGCCGCGCTACCTGGCCGCGCACGAGGTGCTGGTCAAGGCCTTCGGCCTGGACGAGGTGTTCGGGCGGCCGCGGCGGATCCTGGTGATCACCGGCGATGTGGTGGCCGAACGGATGGCCGGACCGGCGATCCGGGCCTGGAACATGGCGCTGACCCTGGCAGGCGAGCACGAGGTCCGGCTGGTCAGCATCAACAAGTCCTTCGCGCCGCCGCCCGCGCCGTTCGCGGTTGTGCAGGCGCCGCAACGGGATCTGCCGCAGCACGTGGACTGGGCCGACGTGGTCGTGCTGCAGGGCCACGTGCTGGAACTGGTGCCCTCGTTGAAGCGCAAGGACTCCACCAAGATCGTGGTCTGCGATGTCTACGACCCGATGCACCTGGAACTGCTGGAGCAGAGCAAGGACAACGACGACGAGCGCCGGGCCAAGGACGTCATCGGCGTCACCAAGGTGCTCAACGCCCAGCTCCAGCGCGGTGACTTCTTCCTCTGCGCCTCCGAACGCCAGCGGCACTTCTGGCTGGGCAACCTGATGGCGCTGGGCAGGCTCACCCCCGCGCTCTACGACGCCGACCCGACCGTGCAGTCGCTGCTCGCGGTGGCCCCTTTCGGCCTGCCCGGCAAGCCGCCGGAGCGCAACGGCCGCGGCATCCGCGGCGTCGCGCCCAACATCGGCGAGTCCGACAAGGTCGTGCTGTGGGCCGGTGGCGTCTACAGCTGGTTCGACCCGCTGACCCTGATCCAGTCGGTGGATCTGTTGCGGCACAAGCGTGATGACCTCCGGCTGTTCTTCCTCGGCATGCGCCATCCGAACCCGGACGTGCCCGAGATGGGCATCACCGCGGAGACCCGGCGGCTGGCGCACCAGCTCGGCCTGGTCAACCGGCACGTGTTCTTCAACGAGAGCTGGGTGCCCTACCACCAGCGGCAGAACTTCCTGCTGGACGCCGACTGCGGGGTCACCACGCACTTCGAGCACGTGGAGACCACCTTCGCCTTCCGCACCAGGGTGCTGGACTACCTGTGGGCCGGCCTGCCCATCGTGACCACCGACGGCGACTCCTTCGCCGACCTGGTGCGCGCCGAGGGCCTCGGTCTGGTCGTCCCGGCCGAGGACCCGGCGGAACTGGCCGAAGCGCTGGACCTGGTGCTCTACGACACCGAGTTCGCCGCGGCCTGCCGGGACCGGATCGCCGCCATCCGGGACGAGTTCACCTGGGAGAACGCGCTGGCGCCGCTGGTGGAGTTCTGCCGCAACCCGCGCCCGGCCGCCGACCGGCTCTCCGCCAGCTCGCCGCTGACCAGGACACCACCGCTCAACTCCGGCCAGCGACTGCGCCGGGACCTGGGCCTGTTCCGGGAATACCTCAACGCCGGTGGCGCGGGCGAGGTCGCCCGCCGGGCCGGTGGTCGGCTGGCGCGGCTGGCCAAGGACCGGTTGCGCGGCGGGGACGAGAGAAGCCAGTGA
- a CDS encoding ClpX C4-type zinc finger protein: MPLDETLLAATRAATEGWRAAQRATEQAKAEYQRSVRRLHLSGASLREIADALDLSHQRVHQLVEAAGGVPDWRPRKEPSGRACSFCATPEEESARLVAGPQIFICDNCVNQAQLVLAGHPSRLDQAAGRFTCSFCAKPATEVGPVATGPGVRICGGCAGFAAEVLAATLGG; the protein is encoded by the coding sequence ATGCCCCTGGACGAGACCCTGCTCGCCGCCACCCGCGCCGCCACCGAGGGGTGGCGGGCCGCCCAGCGCGCCACCGAGCAGGCCAAGGCCGAGTACCAGCGCTCGGTCCGCCGCCTGCACCTCTCCGGCGCCTCCCTGCGCGAGATCGCCGACGCCCTGGACCTGAGCCACCAGCGGGTACACCAGCTGGTCGAGGCCGCCGGCGGCGTGCCGGACTGGCGGCCGAGGAAGGAACCCTCCGGCCGGGCCTGCTCCTTCTGCGCCACCCCGGAGGAGGAGTCCGCCCGCCTGGTCGCCGGCCCGCAGATCTTCATCTGCGACAACTGCGTCAACCAGGCCCAACTCGTCCTGGCAGGTCACCCCAGCCGCCTCGACCAGGCCGCGGGCCGCTTCACCTGCTCCTTCTGCGCCAAACCCGCCACCGAGGTAGGCCCGGTCGCCACCGGCCCCGGCGTGCGGATCTGCGGCGGCTGCGCCGGCTTCGCCGCCGAGGTGCTTGCCGCCACACTGGGCGGGTGA
- a CDS encoding AAA family ATPase, with amino-acid sequence MSTHNRISGQVWANLVVQGRDITVQQPVVPSQALSGLPPQPVFVGRDRELAELLDSLRAGSVVVTGLPGVGKTALAVRAAHELRPEFPGGVLFLDLRGYDTPITGEQALTDLLTALGEPAPTGQDACERSYRSALHRHQPLLLVADNASTTTQVQPLLPDGPHRLLVTSRHTLADLDARLLDLAVLPPAEAEALLAELLRQATGDDSRLGPELADLARLCGYLPLALRITAADLAAHPGQPLSARGQALADERELLSELEFGSELAVRASFDLSYRQLPPEQARMFRLLPVNPGEQVSTEAAAAIADLSEPAARRLLSELARAHLIEQGSRWDRWRLHDLLAAYAAELPEDGRAPALGRMVQHYGPVAEQASDHVMNRDNPPDNRFATLAAAMDWLDLEHRTLLELAHLARAHEEHGLVLLLSTTLTAYLSLRRRVADHVELASLALDSAISLANPQMQYMTAVECAEALLAAEAVEEAVRCAEYAVTFAERTEEPQFVLKAQGTLGATLHRAGDFAAQLECHQRQLELSRELGQPGGVADALAGLGRAHLGLGRVDEGLALVAESVRISGRREAQAIGWFRLADDYQQLGRDGEAAECLQRFVGLSRELGIRPFLAVGLVRLSGSHANLGRTAEAIECGREAAELGEQVADDSVAGYALGLLGSLLADAGQPEEARDCRSRALAIVERHHEPEFLELAELLRADLR; translated from the coding sequence GTGAGCACGCACAACCGGATCAGCGGCCAGGTGTGGGCCAACCTGGTCGTGCAGGGCAGGGACATCACCGTGCAGCAGCCGGTGGTCCCGTCCCAGGCCCTGTCCGGGTTGCCACCACAGCCGGTCTTCGTCGGCCGCGACCGGGAGCTGGCCGAACTGCTCGACAGCCTGCGCGCGGGTTCGGTCGTGGTCACCGGCCTGCCCGGCGTCGGCAAGACCGCCCTGGCCGTCCGCGCCGCGCACGAGCTGCGCCCGGAGTTCCCCGGCGGCGTCCTGTTCCTGGACCTGCGCGGCTACGACACCCCCATCACCGGCGAACAGGCCCTCACCGACCTGCTCACCGCCCTCGGCGAACCCGCCCCCACCGGCCAGGACGCCTGCGAACGCAGCTACCGCTCGGCTCTGCACCGCCACCAGCCCCTGCTCCTGGTCGCCGACAACGCCAGCACCACCACCCAGGTCCAGCCCCTGCTCCCCGACGGCCCACACCGCCTACTGGTCACCAGCCGCCACACCCTGGCCGACCTGGACGCCCGCCTGCTCGACCTGGCAGTGCTGCCACCAGCCGAGGCCGAGGCCCTGCTCGCCGAGTTGCTCCGCCAGGCCACCGGCGACGACTCCCGCCTCGGTCCGGAACTCGCCGACCTGGCTCGGTTGTGCGGCTATCTGCCCCTGGCGTTGCGCATCACCGCCGCCGACCTCGCCGCCCACCCCGGCCAGCCACTGTCCGCCCGGGGCCAGGCCCTGGCTGACGAACGGGAGTTGCTGTCCGAACTGGAATTCGGCTCGGAGTTGGCGGTCCGGGCGTCTTTTGACCTGTCCTACCGGCAGTTGCCACCCGAGCAGGCCCGGATGTTCCGGCTGCTGCCGGTCAATCCTGGCGAGCAGGTCAGCACCGAGGCGGCCGCGGCGATTGCCGACCTGTCCGAGCCCGCGGCGCGGCGGTTGCTGTCCGAGCTGGCTCGCGCACACCTGATCGAGCAAGGCTCGCGCTGGGACCGGTGGCGGCTGCACGACCTGCTCGCCGCGTACGCCGCGGAGTTGCCGGAGGACGGTCGCGCACCGGCGCTGGGCCGCATGGTCCAGCACTACGGGCCGGTGGCCGAGCAGGCCAGTGATCACGTGATGAACAGGGACAATCCGCCGGACAACCGGTTCGCCACGCTCGCGGCGGCAATGGACTGGCTGGATCTGGAACACCGCACCCTGCTCGAGCTGGCCCACCTCGCCCGCGCGCACGAGGAGCACGGTCTGGTGCTCCTGCTGAGCACCACGCTGACCGCCTACCTCTCCCTGCGGCGCCGGGTCGCCGACCACGTCGAGCTGGCCTCGCTCGCGTTGGACTCCGCGATATCGCTTGCCAACCCGCAGATGCAGTACATGACCGCGGTGGAGTGCGCGGAGGCCCTGCTCGCCGCCGAGGCGGTCGAAGAGGCGGTGCGGTGTGCCGAGTACGCGGTGACCTTCGCCGAGCGGACCGAGGAGCCGCAGTTCGTGCTCAAGGCGCAGGGCACGCTCGGGGCGACGCTGCACCGGGCCGGGGACTTCGCGGCGCAACTCGAATGCCACCAGCGGCAGCTGGAACTCAGCCGCGAACTGGGACAACCCGGTGGGGTCGCGGACGCGCTCGCCGGTCTTGGCCGCGCCCACCTCGGGCTCGGTCGGGTCGATGAGGGGCTGGCGCTGGTCGCCGAGTCGGTGCGGATCTCCGGGCGGCGGGAAGCGCAGGCAATCGGGTGGTTTCGTCTTGCCGATGACTACCAACAGCTTGGCCGTGATGGCGAGGCAGCCGAGTGCCTCCAGCGTTTCGTCGGGCTGAGCCGCGAACTGGGGATCCGGCCGTTTCTGGCGGTCGGCCTGGTCCGGCTGTCCGGCAGTCACGCCAATCTGGGCCGGACCGCCGAGGCCATCGAGTGCGGCCGGGAGGCAGCGGAACTGGGCGAGCAGGTGGCGGATGACAGCGTGGCCGGATACGCGCTGGGCCTGCTCGGCTCACTGCTGGCCGACGCCGGACAACCGGAAGAAGCCCGGGACTGCCGGTCGCGGGCGCTGGCCATCGTGGAACGGCACCACGAGCCCGAGTTCCTCGAACTGGCCGAACTACTGCGCGCCGACCTCCGCTAA
- a CDS encoding glycosyltransferase family 2 protein, which produces MSQQPRTTVVVVTWRGRDHIVDCLDALSAQTRPLWTIIVDNASDDGTAQLLAEHPMSGTILRLDENAGYAGALESALSIVDTPYMAWLNDDAAPEPRWLAALESALDADPKAAAASSRLVTEEGVVQSLGVRLTADGHGADRIEVGEPFGFCGGAALLRTEVLRSVGGVPGDFFCYYEDTDTSWRLRLAGWRVVSVPSAVVWHRHGASSEPGSPRFHRWNERNRLLMLLRCAPAVVAGWQLVRFWLITVKLLVRKDSSGAANFRVGLRVGVLGEVLRRLPATLRERRGVNGNRKVLWHDWAGRG; this is translated from the coding sequence ATGTCGCAGCAGCCCCGCACGACGGTCGTCGTCGTCACCTGGCGCGGCCGGGACCACATCGTGGACTGCCTGGACGCCCTGTCCGCGCAAACCCGTCCACTGTGGACAATCATCGTGGACAACGCCAGCGACGACGGCACCGCCCAGTTGCTGGCCGAGCACCCGATGTCCGGCACCATCCTCCGCCTGGACGAGAACGCGGGCTACGCCGGCGCACTGGAATCCGCCCTCTCCATCGTCGACACGCCCTACATGGCCTGGCTCAACGACGACGCCGCCCCCGAACCCCGCTGGCTGGCCGCCCTGGAATCAGCCCTGGACGCCGACCCCAAGGCCGCAGCCGCCAGCTCCCGCCTGGTCACCGAGGAGGGCGTGGTCCAGTCCCTTGGCGTGCGGCTGACCGCCGACGGCCACGGCGCGGACCGGATCGAGGTGGGCGAGCCGTTCGGCTTCTGCGGCGGCGCGGCGTTGTTGCGCACCGAGGTGCTGCGTTCGGTGGGCGGGGTGCCGGGGGATTTCTTCTGCTACTACGAGGACACCGACACCTCGTGGCGGCTGCGGCTGGCCGGGTGGCGGGTGGTGAGCGTGCCGTCGGCGGTGGTGTGGCACCGGCATGGGGCGAGTTCGGAGCCGGGGTCGCCGCGGTTCCACCGGTGGAATGAGCGGAACCGGTTGCTGATGCTGTTGCGGTGCGCGCCGGCGGTGGTGGCGGGGTGGCAGTTGGTGCGGTTCTGGCTGATCACGGTGAAGTTGTTGGTGCGCAAGGATTCTTCGGGGGCGGCGAATTTCCGGGTGGGGTTACGGGTTGGGGTGCTTGGGGAGGTGTTGCGGCGGTTGCCTGCGACGTTGCGGGAGCGGCGCGGGGTGAACGGGAACCGGAAGGTGTTGTGGCACGACTGGGCGGGGCGGGGTTAG
- a CDS encoding glycosyltransferase family 4 protein, with product MPELVVLTEQLLAPVPGGTGRYTRELAAALAATAPAGWEVTGVIARHPDPTAAVIPGVLGPRMLPLPRRALTLAWQYGLPLWPGGDSVHAPTPLAPAAPRRGRGLVVTVHDTVPWTHPETLTRRGVAWHRSVIGRAVRRADALVVPTAAVETELARFVPGPARVHVVGEGVASVLTAAIPADSATTIVRRLGLPERYVLAVGTVEPRKGIDVLIEAMARPTAPELPLVLVGPPGWGGVSVGELARRHGLAPERLVVLGRISDRELSVVLGRATVLAAPSRAEGFGLPVLEAMAAGVPVVHSDAPALAEVAGGAGIAVPRGDATALAAALRQVSGDPRRAATMVEAGLRRAGRYGWRAAAEAVWRVHVELYRRPTRG from the coding sequence ATGCCCGAGCTAGTCGTGCTCACCGAACAGCTCCTCGCCCCCGTCCCCGGCGGCACCGGTCGTTACACCAGGGAGCTGGCCGCGGCGCTGGCGGCGACCGCGCCGGCGGGCTGGGAGGTGACCGGGGTGATCGCCCGGCATCCCGATCCGACCGCGGCGGTGATCCCCGGGGTGCTCGGGCCGCGGATGCTGCCGTTGCCGCGGCGGGCGCTGACGCTGGCCTGGCAGTACGGACTGCCGCTGTGGCCGGGCGGGGACTCGGTGCACGCGCCGACCCCGCTGGCCCCGGCCGCCCCGCGCCGCGGTCGCGGGCTGGTGGTCACCGTGCACGACACCGTGCCGTGGACGCACCCGGAGACCCTCACCCGCCGCGGCGTGGCCTGGCACCGGTCGGTGATCGGCCGGGCGGTGCGCCGGGCGGACGCGCTGGTGGTGCCGACCGCGGCGGTGGAGACCGAACTCGCCCGGTTCGTGCCGGGGCCGGCCAGGGTGCACGTGGTGGGGGAGGGGGTGGCGAGTGTGCTCACCGCGGCCATCCCGGCCGATTCGGCCACCACCATCGTCCGGCGGCTGGGGCTGCCCGAGCGGTACGTGCTGGCCGTGGGCACCGTGGAGCCACGCAAGGGCATCGACGTGCTGATCGAGGCGATGGCCCGGCCGACCGCGCCCGAACTGCCGTTGGTGCTGGTCGGGCCGCCCGGGTGGGGCGGGGTGTCGGTGGGGGAGCTGGCCCGGCGGCACGGGCTGGCGCCGGAGCGGCTGGTGGTGCTCGGGCGGATCAGCGACCGGGAGCTGTCCGTGGTGCTCGGCCGGGCCACCGTGCTGGCCGCGCCCAGCCGGGCCGAGGGCTTCGGACTGCCGGTCTTGGAGGCGATGGCCGCCGGGGTGCCGGTGGTGCATTCGGACGCGCCCGCGCTGGCCGAGGTCGCCGGGGGCGCGGGCATCGCCGTGCCGCGTGGTGACGCGACGGCGCTGGCGGCGGCGTTGCGGCAGGTCAGTGGCGATCCGCGGCGGGCGGCCACGATGGTCGAGGCTGGTCTGCGGCGGGCCGGGCGGTATGGCTGGCGAGCCGCGGCCGAGGCGGTCTGGCGGGTGCACGTGGAGCTGTACCGGCGTCCCACTCGCGGGTGA
- a CDS encoding glycosyltransferase family 4 protein: protein MLIDATAVPADRGGVGRYVDSLVAALDADGARISVVCQPRDAELYHQMAPGSRIVVATESVATRTARLTWEQSSLPVLARRLAVQVVHSPHYTLPLVNPVASVVTLHDATFFTDSALHSPVKSRFFRGWTRASLRRAEVCVVPSKATATELVRVAGADRRMLQVAPHGVDADRFHPPAPEEVAAVRAELDLTDTPYVAFLGALEPRKNVPALIRGFARACRGRVNPPALVLAGQPGWDTHVERALDSVPHRLRVIRAGYVPFERLSGLLGGADLVAYPSLGEGFGLPVLEAMACGACVLTTRRLSLPEVGGDAVAYCGVGAGDIAAAVAELLDDPARRAGLATAAQQRAKDFSWQVSAVKHREAYARADVLHRRGR, encoded by the coding sequence GTGTTGATCGACGCGACGGCCGTCCCGGCGGACCGCGGTGGCGTCGGTCGATACGTGGATTCGCTGGTCGCCGCGCTGGACGCGGACGGGGCCCGGATCAGCGTGGTCTGCCAGCCAAGGGACGCCGAGCTGTACCACCAGATGGCCCCCGGCTCCCGGATCGTGGTCGCCACCGAGTCGGTGGCCACCCGCACCGCCCGGCTCACCTGGGAGCAGAGCAGCCTGCCGGTGCTGGCCAGGCGGCTCGCGGTGCAGGTCGTGCACTCCCCGCACTACACGTTGCCGCTGGTCAACCCGGTCGCCTCGGTGGTCACCCTGCACGATGCCACCTTCTTCACCGACTCCGCGCTGCACTCCCCGGTCAAGTCCCGGTTCTTCCGCGGCTGGACCAGGGCCTCGCTGCGCCGCGCCGAGGTCTGCGTGGTGCCGTCCAAGGCCACCGCGACCGAGCTGGTGCGGGTGGCGGGCGCGGACCGGCGGATGCTGCAGGTCGCCCCGCACGGGGTGGACGCCGACCGCTTCCACCCGCCCGCGCCGGAGGAGGTGGCCGCGGTCCGCGCCGAACTGGACCTGACCGACACCCCCTACGTGGCCTTCCTCGGCGCGCTGGAACCACGCAAGAACGTGCCCGCGCTGATCCGCGGCTTCGCCAGGGCCTGCCGCGGCCGGGTCAACCCGCCCGCGCTGGTGCTGGCCGGTCAGCCGGGCTGGGACACCCACGTGGAACGCGCGCTGGACTCGGTGCCGCACCGGTTGCGGGTGATCAGGGCCGGGTACGTGCCGTTCGAGCGCCTCTCCGGCCTGCTCGGCGGCGCCGACCTGGTCGCCTACCCGAGTCTGGGCGAGGGTTTCGGGCTGCCCGTGCTGGAGGCGATGGCCTGCGGCGCGTGCGTGCTGACCACCCGGCGGCTGAGCCTGCCCGAGGTCGGCGGCGACGCGGTCGCCTACTGCGGGGTCGGCGCGGGCGACATCGCCGCCGCGGTGGCCGAACTGCTGGACGACCCGGCCCGCCGCGCCGGACTGGCCACCGCCGCCCAGCAGCGGGCCAAGGACTTCTCCTGGCAGGTCAGCGCGGTCAAACACCGCGAGGCCTACGCCAGGGCGGACGTGCTGCACCGCCGGGGTCGCTGA